ACTGCGTCACCGCAATCTGCACCAAGCTGATTTGATCTTCAGGAATACTGGTATCGACGCTTTCGCTACGTGTTTTGGCATGACTACGGGTACTACGCGGCGCCCGAACCGTTGTTTCGGCAGTGGTCTTTTTGTTGGTTTTGGCAGCGCTGCCTTTAGACTTAGCAGCTATTTGGGTGTCAGGCTTAGTATTATCTGGCACGTCAGAATCACTTAACTTATGATCACGTAATCTAGGCTCACGTAGCTCAGAGCCGTGCATAGCCGTATCGTCTTGCAAAGCAGAGGCGGTAATTTGCTTTTCTTTTTTGATTGACCCTAATAAGGCATCTAAACCTCGATTGGCAGCCAATCCTCGTTTTTTCGCCATGATTACCTATCCTTTAACGCTAAAATAAAAGCCCAATGATTGTTGATAGCTCTTTACTAATACAGCTACTGATATCGTTACTTATTAAATACTTTACTGTCTGACTACTCATTCGTTGTCGTTCGTCGCTGCGCACGTCTAGCTGCTTTGCTTCATCACTTCAGCTGCTAGCTTTTGATACGCGCGCGCACCTTTTGACCATCTCTCATAAGCAATCGCAGGTAGACCGTGTGCAGGAGCTTCTGCCAAACCAACATTTCTTGGAATGTGGGTTTTGTACATAATATCGCCAAAGTGAGCTTCAAGCTCCGCAGAGACATCGCGAGCGAGCGTGTTGCGCGCATCAAACAAGGTTCTCACTACACCGCGGATATACAGCTTAGGATTAAGCTCAGTGAGACGCTCAATGGTCTGCGACAAGTCGGCTAAACCTTCTAATGCATAGTACTCGCACTGCATCGGAATAATGACGCTATCAGTGGCAACCAACGCATTAATCGTTAACAGATTTAAGCTGGGCGCACAGTCTATAATCACATAATCATAGGCGTCTTTATTGGTCGCTACCTGATCACTGACCAAGTCCGCCACTGCCGTTTTAAACAGCTCGTGACTGTTGGTTTGTCCCATCAAGGTAACGTCCATGCCTGCCAATTCACGATTGGCACCGATGACATCAAAGCCTGCTGGACTTTTAACAATAGCATCAGCTAGAGAA
The sequence above is a segment of the Psychrobacter fulvigenes genome. Coding sequences within it:
- a CDS encoding ParA family protein; this encodes MEIIAIANQKGGVGKTTTAVNLTASLAAKRKHVLLIDLDPQGNATSGTGLDKNDLELTMADVLLDGVSLADAIVKSPAGFDVIGANRELAGMDVTLMGQTNSHELFKTAVADLVSDQVATNKDAYDYVIIDCAPSLNLLTINALVATDSVIIPMQCEYYALEGLADLSQTIERLTELNPKLYIRGVVRTLFDARNTLARDVSAELEAHFGDIMYKTHIPRNVGLAEAPAHGLPAIAYERWSKGARAYQKLAAEVMKQSS